The genomic segment GACCATTTGCTCAACACTTTTTGTATATACATCTGTAGCAAAAATATTTGGATAACCAAGTCTATCAGATACAAAAACAATCCTGCTGTCGTTATCAACAAAGTTGCCATTTACATCTATACCGATATAATTTGTTATTTGATTTAAGCTTTTGGTTTTTAAATCATATACATAAATATCTGGCTGATCTTGTGGAGCCATTGTTAGTAAAATTTTTTGACCATCCTTGCTAACATCTGAAGCGATTAGCATACCATTACTATCAATTATTTTTGTTTTATTTCCATTAGTTAGATTGTATCTAAAAAGCGTAGGTTTATTATTTACATATCCAGTGTAGTAAAATATGCTTTGTTCTTTATTGCCCCATTTTGGAAAAATATTTAATTTACCACTTATTATTGTTTTTTGATATGTCAATGTATAGTCAGCCACAACTATATCGCTCTCTTTTGCTGATGTATATTTTGAAAAAATTATAAATTTTTCCATCCATTCAACAGATGGTAAATTTAGCTCTTTTGTTAAATCAACTATACTTTTGTGAGCTAAAAATGGATATTTTTCACCATTTAAAAGATAATTTTTTTGATACTTAGTTAAACCTGTTTTTGCGTCTATAAGTTTTGTTTGGAGTGTTATATCAGAATCGATAGAACCTTGTAGGGCATATCTAAATATAAATTGAGTTCCATCGTTTAATACATTTGTTAATTCATCACCTTCAAAGTTGGCAATATTTTCACTTTTAATAATTTCAAAATCAGCACTAACTTTTAAATCCCCAAGCATAATTTTAAAAAATTTCTCTTTTAAATTAAGATCTTGCATATTCTCACTAGCATCTTGAAGTGCTATTTTTGGCAATGCAATGCCTTGATTTATAACAGATATTGTCGCATCAGAAGCAAACATAAATGTTAACATAATATGTAAAGCTAAAATAATTTTCTTCATATATACTCCATTTTATTTTTTTATATCCTATAAAAAATATCCTTTTGTAAGGATAAAATATAATAATATTTTAGTCTTTTATTTTAAATAATAAATTTCTTTTACAGCTTATCTTCTAAAAATAAATTTAAAGATATACTTCTATTGTTGTTTGAATGCGGAAATTTTTCTGTGGTTAATTTGTTTAAGAATTCTCTTACTTTTTTATTGAAATTATCATCAAAAGATAGCTTTATTATTTCATAATTAAAATTTCCATAAGCATCTATTAGAATTTTTATAAGAGCCTTATTATCAGAATCAGCCTTATAGCTTCTCCAAGCTCTTTCAATTTGATTTTGTATAGCACCTAGTAATGGATCATATGTTCCAGTACTTTGACTTTCAGGTGTTTTTGCTACTTCATCTATTTTTAAACTTTCTATGATATTTGTCGCTTTGTTTGTTTTTGTTGTTGAGTTTTTTTTCTCATCTTTTTTTCTGCTTTGTATTTTTGTACTTTTTTTCTCTTTTTGCTGTAATTCTTTTGTATCTATATCTTTAAATAAGTCTTTTAAGCTAGGTTTTTTTTCACTAACTACAACTTGCTCTTCTTCTTTTTGTGCTGCCTGTGTTGTTTGTTTATTTGTGGTGTTTGTTTTTTCTTTTTCTTCTTGCTTCTTTTCAGGTTGATCTTCTTTTGTTATTTCTTTTTCTTCTTTCTTTTCTGGTGCTTTTATCTCAGTTGATAACTCTTGTTCTGCTATCATAACATCCATAAAAGAATCTTTTTTGTCTGTGTATTTTTTAATTGGAACTGTAAAAGTTGAAATATTTATTAAAATAATAGCAACAATACTTGCATACAAGCAAAGTGAAACCAGAAAAGAGCTTATTGTGGGAAAATTAAAGTTTAACATCAATTTGTTTAATTTGTTTGTAACGCTACTTTGATAAATCCGGAATTTTTAAGCGTTTTTAATGCAAACATTACATCGTCATATTTTAGATTTTTATCGGCTTTTATGTAAACTGGTGAATTCTTATCATACTTTTGAGTGATTAATAATATATTATCTGGAAATTCTTTTAGGGACATTTTGTGTTGTTCTATTTTAATTTCACGTTTTTCATTTATAAAAACAGTCAAATCTTTTTGCAGAGTATTTGATGACTTTGTCTTAGAACCAGTTGGTAGGTTGATATCTTCTTGATAAACTATAGTTGGCATAGTAACCATCAATATAGCTAGTAGTACAAGCATAATATCAACAAGTGGTGTTATATTTAATTCTGGCACGTCATCATCAAATTTAAAATCAGCCAATTTCATCCTTTATACCAAATATTACATCGGCTTGACGTTGTAAAACACCTATAAGCTCATAAGCTTTTCTTTTTATCAAAAGATTGAAAGTATACGCTGGTATAGCGACAAATATTCCAGCCCCTGTAGCAATAAGTGCTTCTGATATAGCTGGAGCGATAACATTTAAAGATGTATTGGCACTACTTCCTAAATTAGAAAATGTTTCCAAAATAGATACCACCGTTCCAAAAAGACCTATAAATGGAGATGTAGATGCAATAATTCCAAGCCATACTAGACCGCTAGTTGATCTTCTTTCGGCTAAATTTAAAGCTATGTGTAGCTTTTCTTTTGTTATGCCATTTGAAATAAATTTCTTAAAAAAAGAATCTCTTGGTAAATTTTTAGCACCCATTAACAAAGACTCAAGAGCATTTTGTTCTTTTCTTTGCAATGCTCCAAGTCCTGTCATTCTAGAAAATAATATTGTAAAACTCATTATAAAATATAAAGACAACCAAGATAATACAAATATGGTTATAAAGCTACTCTTAGAAAAATAGTTTAAAACAATATCCATAGATTCCATTATTTATTTCTCGCAATATTTTCCATTTTTGATATAGTAGTAGCAAATGCATTTTTGTCGCTACTTATACTATTGAATAACTCCTTAGCTTTATTCAAAGAATCAGACAGATCGCTTTCGCTATTTCCTGACACATAAACGGCACCATCTGCAAGTATAGTTACTTTTTCTTCATCTATCTTGGCATAACCCCAGTTTATGGCAACTATATCGTGTTTGTTATCCAAATCTTGTATATCTATTATGCCTGCTTGAAGAAGTGAAACCAAGGAAGCATGACTTGGTAAAACACCAAATTCGCCATCGCTTCCAGGCAGTACAACACTACTTACATCGCCAGAAAAAACTTGCCCTTGAGGTGTAACTATTTCTAAATGTAATTTATTCATTTATGCTTCCTTTTTTAGGCTTAAGACTTAAGTTTTTCAGCTTTAGCAATAGCCTCTTCTATACTTCCAACCATATAAAATGCCGCTTCTGGAAGCTCATCGTATTTGCCTTCTAATATACCTTTAAATCCAGCTATACTTTCTTCAAGACTAACATACTTTCCAGGACTACCTGTGAAAACTTCAGCAACAAAGAATGGCTGAGATAAAAATCTCTCTATCTTTCTTGCTCTATCAACTGTTAATTTATCTTCTTCGCTAAGTTCATCCATACCTAATATAGCTATGATATCTTGCAAATCTTTATATTTTTGAAGCACAGCTTGAACACCACGAGCAACTTTATAGTGCTCTTCTCCAAGAATTTGTGGGTCTAGCATACGAGATGTTGAGTCGAGTGGATCAACTGCTGGATAGATACCTTTTTCAGCTATAGCACGGTTTAGAACTGTTGTAGCATCAAGGTGAGCAAAAACAGTTGCCGGTGCTGGGTCTGTCAAGTCATCAGCTGGAACATAAACAGCTTGAACTGATGTAATTGAACCTTTTTTTGTAGATGTAATTCTTTCTTGGAATTTACCCATTTCGCTCGCTAGTGTAGGTTGATAACCAACCGCTGATGGGATACGACCAAGTAAGGCTGACATCTCTGCACCTGATTGAGAAAAACGGAATATATTATCTATAAACATCAATACATCAAGACCCATTTCATCTCTAAAATACTCAGCCATTGTCAAACCAGTAAGTGCTATACGGTTTCTTGCTCCTGGTGGTTCGTTCATCTGTCCATAGCACAGTGCAACTTTATCCAATACGTTTGACTCTTTCATTTCATGATAAAGGTCATTACCTTCTCTTGTTCTTTCACCAACGCCAGCAAATACAGAATAACCACTATGTTTAAACGCAACATTGTGAATAAGTTCCATAATAATAACTGTTTTTCCAACTCCAGCACCACCAAATAAGCCAACTTTTCCTCCCTTTGCATAAGGAGCTAGTAAGTCAACAACTTTTATACCTGTTTCAAAAATTTCACTTTTTGTGCTTTGTTCTTCAAATGGAGGCGGATCTCTATGGATAGACCAATGATTTTCAAATTTAATATCTTCACCTTCGTCAATCAAATCACCAACAACGTTAAAAATTCTACCCAAAACCTTTTCACCAACTGGTATGCTAATAGGTGTTCCTAATGCAGTAGCCTCAAGGCCTCTTGTAAGCCCTTCACTCATATCCATCGCAATAGTTCTAACTCTATTATCTCCTAAGTGTGCAGCTACTTCTAAAACCAGTCTATTTTTTTTGCCTTCAACATCAAAGAAAACTTCAATAGCTTCATTAATCTTTGGCAAATAGTCATTAAAATCAACGTCTACTACGGGACCCATTACTTGACTAATAATACCCTTCATTTATACTCCTTATCTTATTTCATTGACTCAACACCACTTATTATCTCAATAAGTTCGGTGGTTATGGATTCTTGTCTAGCTTTGTTGTAAGCTAGGTTTAACTGCTTAACTCTTTCTTTAGCGTTATTTGTTGCATTGTCCATAGCTTGCATTCTTGCACTATGTTCAGCGACTAATGAGTCAACCAGCGAAAAATACATATTGTATTCAAAATATTTTTTAAGCAATTCATCTAAAATTTTTGAACTGTCATCTTCAGGTTCAAATTCCATCAATGAATCTGTCTTTACATCCGGTGTTTTTGGTGGTTCTATTGGTGCAATATCTGTAATTTTTATCTCTTGTGAAATCATATTTTTATAGCCATTGTGAACCAATATTACTTTATCTGTTTCTCCATTTACAAAATCATTTATAGCATCTTGTATTATTTCTTGAGATTTTTCGTATGTTGGAGATGAGCTTACACCTACATGCTTCTTAAGCAACTCAACACCTTGGAAATTGAAAAACTCAATACCTTTTTTACCAACAGCACGCAAACGAACTTTTGCATTTTGTGATTTATATTCTTCTACTAATTTTTTTACATTTTTAATAGTCTGAACATTAAAACCGCCACACAATCCCTTATCTGCAGTAACAAAAATAATATCTACTTTTTCAACCTTCTTAGAAATATTGAAAAAATTACTTTCATTTGCAACTGATGTATATTGGTTTATCTTATATGCTATTTCTGATAAAACCTCATTTATCTTAAGAGCATAAACCCTAGACTTTCTCGCTGCCTCTTCTGCTTTTCTAAGTTTTGCAGTAGAGACAAGCTTCATAGCACGAGTAGTCTTTTGAGTATTTTGAACACTCTTAATCTTTCTTTTTATATCTTTTAAATTTGACATTTTTTAGCCTTAATTAGAAGAAAAAGTCGCTTTAAACTCTTTAATTACTTTATGTAAAATCTCTTCTAGCTCTTTATCTATTGCTTTTTTTGTTCTTATCTGCTCGAAAACTTCTGGTGATTTTGCTTCAACATAAGGATATAATTCAGCTTCAAATTTTGTAACACTTGAAGTTTCTATATCATCAAGGTATCCTTTAGAACCAGCAAATATTATCAATACTTGATTTTCAACAGGAAGTGGAGAATAAGGAGGTTGTTTTAAAACTTCAACCATTTTTTGTCCACGCTCTAGTTGCTTTCTTGAGCTTTCATCAAGATCACTTGCAAATTGAGCAAATGCTTGAAGCTCACGGTATTGAGCAAGGTCTAGTCTTAAATTTCCAGAAACTTGTTTAGTAGCCTTTATCTGTGCTGAACCACCGACCCTTGAAACAGAAAGACCAACGTTAATCGCAGGACGAATTCCTGAGTTAAACAAGTCTGATTCTAGGAATATCTGACCATCTGTTATTGATATAACGTTTGTTGGTATATAGGCAGAAACGTCACCAGCTTGTGTTTCTATGATAGGTAAAGCTGTTAAAGAACCAGCACCAAGCTCATCATTTAGCTTACTAGCTCTTTCAAGCAATCTTGAGTGTAGGTAAAATACATCTCCCGGATAAGCTTCACGACCTGGAGGACGACGTAAAATAAGAGACATTTCACGATATGCTACAGCATGTTTTGATAAATCATCATATATAATCAATGCATGACGAGAGTTATCTCTAAAATATTCACCCATCGTTACACCAGCATATGGAGCAAGATATTGTAATGCAGCAGCATCGCTTGCACCAGCACTTACAACAATGGTATAGTCCATAGCACCATATTCTTCAAGTTTTTTTACAACTTGTGCAACTGTTGATTGTTTTTGACCTATAGCAACATATATACATACTACATTTTGACCTCTTTGGTTTATTATAGTATCTATCGCAACAGTTGTTTTTCCGGTTTGTCTATCGCCAATTATTAATTCACGTTGTCCGCGACCTATCGGAACAAGAGCGTCAATAGCTTTTATACCTGTTTGTAGAGGCTCGTGAACTGATTTTCTGGCCATAATTCCTTTAGCTTTTTCTTCAACAAATCTAGTTTCTGTAGCTTCTATAGGTCCTTTTGCATCTATAGGCTCACCAAGCGCATTTACAACACGACCTATTAGAGCATCGCCAACTGGAACACGAAGTAGTTTTTTTAATCTTTTTACAGAAGTTCCTTCTGAAATGGCATTTGTTTTACCAAGTATAACTATACCAACACTGCTTTCTTCAAGGTTAAGTGCCATTCCTTTTTCACCACTTTCAAACTCAACCATCTCGCCAGCCATAATGTTTTTAAGTCCATAAACATTTGCAACACCATCAGCAACAGATATAACCTTACCTGTCTCTTCAACATCGATATTTAATTCAAAATTTTCAATTCTTTCTTTGATGATAGTGCTAATTTCATCAGCTTTATTTTTAACACTCACGCGTATGCTCCTTCTTAAATTGCTTTTAATATATATTCGTTAATTTGTGCCTTCAGTCTATCTACCGAAAAGCTAACCTCTATGCCTAATTCATCTAATTCTACTTTTATTCCATTGTATTTCTTTTTTACAAAATCAAGCTTAATGTTTGCATTAAACTTCTTTGAAAATTTCTCTTCTATATCCTCTTTTTGCTTATTGTCTAACTCAACTTCGCCATATATTTTACCAATGTAAACATTTTGCATAATAGCTTTTTTTGTTTTTAGCTCAGCTAATATAGCTGGAATTAGTTCAAGTCTTTTATTTTTAGCTAATAATTTTATTAAATTATTAAATTTATCATTACCACTTGTAGCCAATGATATTAAAAAATCAACTTTTAAATCATTTTTTAAAGCTGGCATAGTTATGATATTTTGAAATTTTTCATTTTCAAAAGCACTAGATATATTTTCCAAATTCTCAATAAAAATATCCAAATCAGTTGAAGAAGAGCCATTCAAAATAGCTTTTACATATTTTTTTGCAACTATTTCATTCATTATGCAACCTTTTTAAGTATTATATTTACAAGCTCTTTTTGATCCAATTTTAAATCTTTATTGTCAAATATGTTGTTTAATATTTCATTTACTAGATTTTTAACCATCTTTCTTTCTTCAAATTCTTTTTGTTCTTTGAAACTTTTTTCTAGGTTTAAAATATCTAGTTCGCTCTCTTTTTTAATTTTTTCTTTTATAATAATAGCCTCTTTTTTAGCAGTTTCTATAAGATTTGCAGCATTTATTTTTGAGTCTTCAACCCTTCT from the Campylobacter pinnipediorum subsp. pinnipediorum genome contains:
- a CDS encoding F0F1 ATP synthase subunit B, with the translated sequence MSKYKLLFFITPVFLLASSENTNYDIVERTLNFLLFFGILLYFVAKPLKQMYLDRINSIANKLDSIQEKLKASNNKRDEALRRVEDSKINAANLIETAKKEAIIIKEKIKKESELDILNLEKSFKEQKEFEERKMVKNLVNEILNNIFDNKDLKLDQKELVNIILKKVA
- a CDS encoding TonB C-terminal domain-containing protein, coding for MDVMIAEQELSTEIKAPEKKEEKEITKEDQPEKKQEEKEKTNTTNKQTTQAAQKEEEQVVVSEKKPSLKDLFKDIDTKELQQKEKKSTKIQSRKKDEKKNSTTKTNKATNIIESLKIDEVAKTPESQSTGTYDPLLGAIQNQIERAWRSYKADSDNKALIKILIDAYGNFNYEIIKLSFDDNFNKKVREFLNKLTTEKFPHSNNNRSISLNLFLEDKL
- a CDS encoding MotA/TolQ/ExbB proton channel family protein encodes the protein MESMDIVLNYFSKSSFITIFVLSWLSLYFIMSFTILFSRMTGLGALQRKEQNALESLLMGAKNLPRDSFFKKFISNGITKEKLHIALNLAERRSTSGLVWLGIIASTSPFIGLFGTVVSILETFSNLGSSANTSLNVIAPAISEALIATGAGIFVAIPAYTFNLLIKRKAYELIGVLQRQADVIFGIKDEIG
- a CDS encoding F0F1 ATP synthase subunit delta — its product is MNEIVAKKYVKAILNGSSSTDLDIFIENLENISSAFENEKFQNIITMPALKNDLKVDFLISLATSGNDKFNNLIKLLAKNKRLELIPAILAELKTKKAIMQNVYIGKIYGEVELDNKQKEDIEEKFSKKFNANIKLDFVKKKYNGIKVELDELGIEVSFSVDRLKAQINEYILKAI
- the atpD gene encoding F0F1 ATP synthase subunit beta, giving the protein MKGIISQVMGPVVDVDFNDYLPKINEAIEVFFDVEGKKNRLVLEVAAHLGDNRVRTIAMDMSEGLTRGLEATALGTPISIPVGEKVLGRIFNVVGDLIDEGEDIKFENHWSIHRDPPPFEEQSTKSEIFETGIKVVDLLAPYAKGGKVGLFGGAGVGKTVIIMELIHNVAFKHSGYSVFAGVGERTREGNDLYHEMKESNVLDKVALCYGQMNEPPGARNRIALTGLTMAEYFRDEMGLDVLMFIDNIFRFSQSGAEMSALLGRIPSAVGYQPTLASEMGKFQERITSTKKGSITSVQAVYVPADDLTDPAPATVFAHLDATTVLNRAIAEKGIYPAVDPLDSTSRMLDPQILGEEHYKVARGVQAVLQKYKDLQDIIAILGMDELSEEDKLTVDRARKIERFLSQPFFVAEVFTGSPGKYVSLEESIAGFKGILEGKYDELPEAAFYMVGSIEEAIAKAEKLKS
- the atpA gene encoding F0F1 ATP synthase subunit alpha: MSVKNKADEISTIIKERIENFELNIDVEETGKVISVADGVANVYGLKNIMAGEMVEFESGEKGMALNLEESSVGIVILGKTNAISEGTSVKRLKKLLRVPVGDALIGRVVNALGEPIDAKGPIEATETRFVEEKAKGIMARKSVHEPLQTGIKAIDALVPIGRGQRELIIGDRQTGKTTVAIDTIINQRGQNVVCIYVAIGQKQSTVAQVVKKLEEYGAMDYTIVVSAGASDAAALQYLAPYAGVTMGEYFRDNSRHALIIYDDLSKHAVAYREMSLILRRPPGREAYPGDVFYLHSRLLERASKLNDELGAGSLTALPIIETQAGDVSAYIPTNVISITDGQIFLESDLFNSGIRPAINVGLSVSRVGGSAQIKATKQVSGNLRLDLAQYRELQAFAQFASDLDESSRKQLERGQKMVEVLKQPPYSPLPVENQVLIIFAGSKGYLDDIETSSVTKFEAELYPYVEAKSPEVFEQIRTKKAIDKELEEILHKVIKEFKATFSSN
- the tolB gene encoding Tol-Pal system protein TolB; this translates as MKKIILALHIMLTFMFASDATISVINQGIALPKIALQDASENMQDLNLKEKFFKIMLGDLKVSADFEIIKSENIANFEGDELTNVLNDGTQFIFRYALQGSIDSDITLQTKLIDAKTGLTKYQKNYLLNGEKYPFLAHKSIVDLTKELNLPSVEWMEKFIIFSKYTSAKESDIVVADYTLTYQKTIISGKLNIFPKWGNKEQSIFYYTGYVNNKPTLFRYNLTNGNKTKIIDSNGMLIASDVSKDGQKILLTMAPQDQPDIYVYDLKTKSLNQITNYIGIDVNGNFVDNDSRIVFVSDRLGYPNIFATDVYTKSVEQMVFHGKNNNSVTTYGNYIVYSSRENSSDPSNSFNIYMISTKTDFIRQLTANGKNNYPRFSSDGESIVFIKQIGSQSSLGVIRINENKSFQFPLKIGKIQSIDW
- the atpC gene encoding ATP synthase F1 subunit epsilon, coding for MNKLHLEIVTPQGQVFSGDVSSVVLPGSDGEFGVLPSHASLVSLLQAGIIDIQDLDNKHDIVAINWGYAKIDEEKVTILADGAVYVSGNSESDLSDSLNKAKELFNSISSDKNAFATTISKMENIARNK
- the atpG gene encoding ATP synthase F1 subunit gamma, which translates into the protein MSNLKDIKRKIKSVQNTQKTTRAMKLVSTAKLRKAEEAARKSRVYALKINEVLSEIAYKINQYTSVANESNFFNISKKVEKVDIIFVTADKGLCGGFNVQTIKNVKKLVEEYKSQNAKVRLRAVGKKGIEFFNFQGVELLKKHVGVSSSPTYEKSQEIIQDAINDFVNGETDKVILVHNGYKNMISQEIKITDIAPIEPPKTPDVKTDSLMEFEPEDDSSKILDELLKKYFEYNMYFSLVDSLVAEHSARMQAMDNATNNAKERVKQLNLAYNKARQESITTELIEIISGVESMK
- a CDS encoding biopolymer transporter ExbD, which produces MKLADFKFDDDVPELNITPLVDIMLVLLAILMVTMPTIVYQEDINLPTGSKTKSSNTLQKDLTVFINEKREIKIEQHKMSLKEFPDNILLITQKYDKNSPVYIKADKNLKYDDVMFALKTLKNSGFIKVALQTN